AAcaagtgccccacgactgatatatcaaatgttgtggtatgtattatgtatattaaaggaacagcctctattttttaaacactatttttcactattagagccatttatgatcactgaaatcaaacagtacttatattttattgtttagattatccatttctgtagaaCCAAAATGTTTCTGGGCATTCTGTTTTtcctaatatcacaaaattcatttttcatatttttaaaaaggcatgTGCATCAGAGAAGTAGcagttattgattcgagttctagtcttatttttaaaggatattttaacctcacagactcttgtttcactctgttgtaactttatccaagtgtgttacaggtttgtagatttaattaaacttaatgtccatttttatgAGTTGAAATTTGGGTCTGCACCGTTAAAATACTCCcaactgtagtgggtttcctctgaattaccaaatgtttgacatccaataatcagtgattaaataatcaatgtgtgaACACAAATTGACAGATGCATTTTCTTCTCTATTAATGGCAATATTGTTCACCATTAAAACATGCTGGTAATGTTAAAACaactaacaaaaaaattattcttacttttttttttcccggCTACATTGGCCTTTTTGTTTCATCTTCAAACTTGATTTGTTTCGATCcacattttagtttaaaaaacccaaacccaaaccaacCTCACACTATTAAGAAAAAGTCCTACTTTTACCTGGACCAGTGCTTTCCATGTTACATGTACGTCATGACATCCATATTAATCAACTTGAAGAACGTTTATGGTtaacagaaaataataatttagaatgaatgggtcattttattttatgtttttattggtTCATAtgggccaatttcacaaaacattgtatatgTAGTTTTTGACGTAAATGTAAATTTACGACTAACCAACAGTTTGTATCATTACCAACAGTTAAACCACTATAGTTTGAAGTATatatttcttctgtttttttgtcCTTATAATGCTTCATCTTCCATAATGATATGTAATATTTGGCTTGAAATAGATGgcaaacacatgtaaacatacTGTAACTTCTAGTTGCAAATGTAAACTGACGATGTGTTGTGATAATGCTGTCGTTTGTGTCCTTAAACTTTCAAATTGTGTGTTTTAGAATACTTTTTAGATGgtacatatttataatacacACTAGTACACAAAATGTAGGCTTAATAGATGGCGAAAAGAATAAGTTAGCATATATACTATAATGTATACTACTCtgtttttaagtttgttttgtttatcgacaccactagtgcactcataacagctagggatcttttatatgtacatttccTACAggctggacagcacatactaccaagcctttgatataccagttgtggagcattaaTTAGGAAGAGAAAAAAGCCAATCAGATAAATGGGTCACATGATGAACTCAGcccaggcgagcactctaccaactgactTAGTCAGACATCTTGTGGTTATATGTACAGAAATAAATTGCAGATGCCCCCAACCCCCATAATATGAGGCATAAATACCACAGATTCCTTTCAAATACACAGGATAGAATATAGCAAACCAGTTGGagcaaaaataaaaaggggACCACCAAGAGGAATCTATCCTAGCACATTCGAGGCAAACTCTCAAACCAGTCTGCACTTTGCTCTACCCAAAAGCAGTCGTTGGCAATTGTTTTACCAGCGGTCttaattaacgacaccaccgatttattaaccattggctattagatgtcaaacatttgacaattctgacatatggtcttagagggTTTtcgaggggaaacccgctatatttttccattagtagcaagatgttttatatgctcTATCCCAGACAGACCAGCACTTACCATAGCCTTTGAAAAGTCATACAATACAACATTCAAGCAGGGGCCAACCCATCCACGCATTCTTTTGTCACCATGTTTACCTGGTCATATTCCGTTTTgataagaaatattttgtttagactAATATGGTCACCCAACTATATAcccatctttttaaaaaataatctccaaaattaattttggtgaTCTGATATTGTCAGTTTTGGGTCCTTTACACATGTACAGgaatttaaaactgcaaatgATCACAAttttaccaccaccaccccaaaaaaacaaacaaataacccTGGCAATAATATCGGATAAAAAAGGTTTGTAATTTTACACAAAAGTTGATATGAAATGAAACAattctgaaaattaaatatcttgCTTACTATCAACTTATTTAATGTTAGAAACGGCAATACCTCTAATCTCTCCTTTTGACCATGCCATGTTGagacaaaaactaaacaattttgtttttttaaaaagtaacagtttattacaaaaacacatttaaatcaTGAAtcagaatatattaaatatttgtatggCAATATAGCaggtatataaataatttttattttttatttttttataacatttatcaaCTTTACAATTCCTCATGCACATTAGTCCTAATCATTTATAATGCATTTCTCTTAATCTTATTATGTAACATAATTGagtgttttaataaattgtgaaataataaaaggttaccattattattattaggccaCTCACCCACACAGCTTCAAATATCCTTCCTATAGGCATCTTGGTGTGGAGTTTTAAACAGTATTACTGCAGAAAACCACATagcttcacccccccccccccctccatgaAAGTaccgtcttcttttttttaagtgtcAAAATGATTTTGGGCGAGTGGGAGATATTTCATCTATTCATGACATTATTATACTTGtctgtaaattttataaaatgtgttatacaaattttaataaatacattataaaacatattgcagaatgtttttataaataccaGTGGCGTATTGCACAGAAGCTAATCCCAATCTACAAATTACAGAAAGATCCTGCTATCTGCTACAATGTGTAAAATGCTACCTGTGTATCATAActgatggggttttttaaagggaTATCACATATCTGTGAAGGTTTTTCACCACTGAAGCAGTTCTTGCCATGCACTACAGACACTGCAGAGCTGACCAAACTAATATCACAATACACTTAACCAGGGCTCTACATTAACACTTGCCCAGGATACGTTTTTTGGGGTAAGGCAAGTTGTATATTCTATTATGTAATATAAGTCATTTGAAAATAACATATTGAGAAAATGCTAAAAATATTCATGAATGCCGATTATGGTTTTTTACTTGAGCGAATGTTTTGCTGCTCAACTctttcaaaagaaaaataaatatttggggAGGCACTAGTCCTATAGGACAAGTTAATGCAGAGCTCCAACATATTCATACGTAAAGTGTGTTCATTAGTAAACAGCAATTTTCTAAAGCTTCTTCTGCCATTACTTCCACACTTTTCTTGCTTACATCTCACTGTGctcagtatttttttttctacacAGCCTCCTACTTTCGATCACAATGAACATCAGTAACGTATGTTTGAAATGGTCAAAGAACAAAATCAACGTTCACAGAGTTGCCATCCTTGACGTGAACAACATGTGTCTGCTGTTGTCCTGTTCCCCAGATTCCAGAGCTGACGGCATAGGTTCCTGGGTTAACTACAATGTGAACGTCTTCAGATCTCTGCaactaaacaaattaaatcaaaactataagaaatgtttaatcattaaaacaaaaagatgaACGACTATACAAAAGCAACACGTAGGAAGTGTAATTTGGAGTTCATGATACACAGACTATGTAAGATAATGTCCACACACTCATATTGTGTTATAAATAGATGCTTTTTGCTGCATTCATGTAAAAAATAGTGAAATGTGAGAGTTCCAACAGTGAGATTGCACCTCAAGTACAAACATATTCCAGTGTAACTATAGCTGAGCATAGGAACCAGCTTCAAGTTAAGTTCAAGTAACTTGAAGCTAACATCATACCTGGCCGTTAAAGGAGCTATCAATCTCACTCCCCAGTGAGATTGTGGTATGAGCTTGTGGAAATTATCAGCTATAttacagagtatgacaaatattttgataagtcactagccacagggctagtgggtttgtgaaaaccactagcccaccaagataaagcactagcccaaattcttgatcaattataactggatttttatctaatttttgtaagattacacttttacgagtataacagtaaaatgaaacaaacacttaaattatgttgtaactttcagttttgtcaTGTTGTAgtttggtcttttgtcaagtgtgatccgtcgtcattgtcccgttttcgcttttgccctctcccggggaaaaataattgattaaactCATTGTTGGTATCTaaaaccactatcaaaataattaaatttaaatgagggtacgacagtgtgacacacagtAATAGATGCTTCAGAGTAtttggtagtgggttatacttttagggcctactattcaTGTCGCCAGGAATGGTACTGCCAATtactcaaatacagggcattatcccatgtcagaccgatatcaaaagaatagaacggcgacatctaatccgttgttaattgatgaacaaaaaaggtattatcttgtatcggcagctgtgagacattatccaaacgtaataggccaagccgagtcattgcatgtgcggttataattaaactgttttcCTGGTTGCCGATAACCATATgtaagcgaagtgttaaattagaaaacaaaaacactgaaattcaaagcatgactggggtttacgTGATTGAGaataacctgtcgtcgcgattggtgatttccaagttagcctaaaacataattatgtgcgagattaactaccacgtgacgtgtccaaccaatcaaaacacacaTGACATTAAGACTTCTTTCCTGTGCCaaaaacttgaaagggaaaagtaaacaatgcatgctgtaaccgtgacgatgtagagatagcatgttactgcagtttgcagacctagttcaagtggattattattattatatactgatggtgttgttgatattattctatgacaaacgtcacaatcaaatttattaaatgaaatttcagcctgcgggctagtggttttgcgtttctcactagcccgaagttaaaaaccactagccatgggcgtcggatttgtcgaactctgtatattactataatacatctatagggcactagccaaggcTTCTGTGAGAGTTAgcgactttctcaaacatttgtcaaatacTGCATCACTCCCCTGAGTCTATTTCAAGAAGAGTAATTTTTAACTTCCTTAGCATgtaaatttatatggtatcaatacaGTAATATCCTAAATGGCTCCCTATAATCTATGTAAGGGGAACCATTAATaactttcttgtttttttcaagTTGATGTGTGTAACATATTAGTCATAATCGACAACATGCATAAAGACTAGTATGGTCGACAACTCACAGGGTTTCCCTTGTTCTTGAACACATTTTCTGCATTGTGAAATCTCCTGCAGTGAAGATCGTCATACTGAGACTTGCACTGGGAAGACGTTTTGTAAAAcctctgaaaaaaataaataaaaatgtttacccCAATCAAAACTAAACTTTTTGCAAACAATAGGCCTCACTATatcttgtttttttatcttgtaAGTTGGgcattataaaataatgttttaatcataattcagttttcagcaaaaaatTATCTAAAGAAGTTTGACTGTTCAAAGGAAAAACATTCCATGGtacaatattttatgcaaaccAATGTTCAGTTCCAGTATCGGTTATGTTACTTTAAATTAACATGAAGCCTGCCAATCAtttacatgctcttaaattaaAAGATGTACACTTGAGGATCACCTACACTTACTCATGTATTTGAAAATTCCATATTTGCTGACATGCAGCACAACAATAgtcaattaaaaaatactacCTCGTTGAAAAATGAATTGGACTAAAAAACATTTGAGgtacttaaagggactgtcctgattttgcagccattgtaagatgtttgcgataacagagccttgttggcgcctactattttatactaaatacatgttcttgtttagaataccagtgtctgtatattgaatgcatttgtggtcgtatactaatgttggTAGcaatcagtttttactttaatttgtgatatatattttttttgtacgtatgaaattattgggaggtaaaatcttgTTTgggttactacaaacattaggacaacacacattgtaaatacagacactgatattttatataaaaaaatgtatttaatttgtatgttacgtcatcaaaACGGCTCTATTAgttagaaacattttacaatggttgtaaactcaggactgtctctTTAACTGTGATAGTAGTGTCTTAGGGTTAGGTAACTTTCTTGCTATGCAAATGTAATGAACTTGATGAATGATCAGTTATTTGGGTAAAAATCACATGTCAAGTTGACTCTACTTCCAGTTACcaaagatttaaaaatattatcccCCTCATTCCACAAACCTTGCACTGTCGTGTTGTGGCCGACATATACTGCAACACTGATGCAAATGCTTCATCTAGCGTCGTATACACCAGAGGGTCCTGAAGACAGAACATaggttattttcacattttgaatttttggTATTATGCTGAAGAAAATACTGCTAGCTTGAGAAAATCAATAGGTTACAaatggtaattatttactaCACTCTTCGTACAATGTACAAAGCATATCTGTGGATTACAGGATGTTAATTATCATTCAAAGTAATCTGTCTGAGAAAAGTAGATAACTATACAGATCTACTTAGACTAAATAGAGTAGAAACAACTGAAAGAATGAAAAGCACAGCAttggcagggctagctctggatggtcagaaaatttcgccaaattatctcaCAAATGCTAAATCTATactatttttcaacaaaataacaattattacacacattttgttcgccaaattaaaataaaatgtgccaaAAGTTCCTAAAATTCTTGGCAGAGCTGGTCCCAAAAATATCATCACCTATCACCTACTAATAAACACTCTTGGATCAGTTTCATGAATGttgaaaaatatcaaccaatgCTTAAAGCTGTCCTgtataaataatagttttactGAAGGAAAACCAACACTACATTGTAggtatgtatgaatatttaaaaaatacattggccACTGGTGTCAAAGGTAACTATGTACACAAATTAAGTGATtaattaccaaaataatataaaattcaaacgttaaattaaaacattgtgtAAAGAGAGAAATCTAAAATAATTACCTGAATAGGATTCTTGCCCTGCTCCTTCTCACTGGGCCAACAGACCTGACGTGATGCCGTTCTCTGGAGCACCTCCTGACCCATCCGTGTGGCGCGCTCCAGTGTGTTCTCTGCCCACACACCACCAACTGGATGCTGAAATAATGAACTTGCCGTAACAAAAGCCTGGACATTGTTCTGAATGATAAAATTTACAGGCCAcatgcatattttataaataaaatactttatgTTTGTGACTAGTACAAACACTGCAAGAAAAAACCTGTTATCTCTATCTGAAATCTAGACTGATTCAAATATAGGTTTTGGGGTTTCTTCTTGTAAATGTCTTACTTTTAGTTCAATGTCATGAATGGACCTGAATACGATTAAGACTAAGGCCAGCTTTCCATTAACACAATTCTGTGCTTATTTTATTGTGCGCATATCCACGCATTACTATACAAAATTTGAGGTCATCGAAGTATACTTTTATAGAAACTGTGTTTTTGGAAACTCATCgcttgggtttttttccagcATGCTGAATGCCATTCACATGGAATCGTGGAAAAGGTACTATGTAAATGCATCAAATGTATAGATAAACTTGCCTGTAAAATTGCTTAACGTTAAATGGAAAGTGGGTCTAAAAGTCTGTGGTGGTAAAGGTAAGGTTAATGTTGAAAACTTTACCAGTCTTATTATTAAGCCATTGTGAAAATGAGgaaaaactctttttttttttttttttaaagtggtcACTTTTCTGATGAACAGGTGGATGTacattcagggcttctagaatttttataaaatccactagccatgggatcagtgattttataaatttactaGCTACGattaaaatttcactagccctacttttcttttaagttaatacaattttactaaataatagtaataatcagatatgtcacctaaagaggcaAACggagcttaaaacactaacattaggaGGTTGGGGCGAGGGCAGGTTTtcaaaaatagacttaactgcaacatttgacggAAAGAGTTCCGTATGTTCCTCACTATTGGGGTATTGAAATTGCTTAATGTTAAATGGAAAGTGGGTCTAAAAGTCTGTGGTGGTAAAGGTAAGGTTAATGTTGAAAACTTTACCAGTCTTATTATTAAGCCATTGTGAAAATGAGgaaaaactcttcttttttttttttttttaaagtggtcACTTTTCTGATGAACAGGTGGATGTacattcagggcttctagaatttttataaaatccactagccatgggatcagtgattttataaatttactaGCTACGattaaaatttcactagccctacttttcttttaagttaatacaattttactaaataatagtaataatcagatatgtcacctaaagaggcaAACggagcttaaaacactaacattaggaGGTTGGGGCGAGGGCAGGTTTtcaaaaatagacttaactgcaacatttgacggAAAGAGTTCCGTATGTTCCTCACTATTGGGGTATTGAATTAGCCATATGAACTGGgtattgcattaaacactacaaacgaCATAGTGCTAGGCCTGGATTTGAACTCCAGACCATCGGGACTGTAGCCGAGCACTGTATCCACTCGACCACGCAGTGGATCAACaagtgaaactgcattttaatacttataaatctcataggtgtattttgacggaatGAACCGAATGTCTACGGAATAAAACGAAGATTTAGTCCCATGTTGCCTCATTctgtcttctgtgctatatttcttcCAAAAGCACCATCAAAAGCAACCTTATGGAGGAAATTTTACACagaatagtcaaaatgtctaatttttcaaaggcaaaacatagcgatgctggattacgaaatataaacattatgctggttttatagaacaaattgttttaaaatatattgtatataactatcgctaaactaattctaacaaatatttctttaaaattgttatGAGGAACATAAGGAACTTTTGCCCATttgactttctttttttcactagccatcatgcatgacaatattagttatttactagaccaacattgaatatcactggtCATGgaagtggagctaccataatctagaagccccgtgtACATTAAGATGTTTGTCAGATAATGCTAATTATCAGTGAATAGGCCTACTTCATCTGGCATTTTacacaattattaaaaaatcggCAAAACTTCTGAATGTTCCAGTATTCAGTTCTTTCTggcttaggtttagggttagtgatagtttTAGCATGCATGCTGGAACATTCGGAAGTCTTCCAAAAAATCATTCAGAATCAGTAGCatacatgatacaaaatagCCATTAAATTCTCTAAATTCATAGAGATCTGttcattttgtaattaatacacTGTTGGAAAATAAtggtgttttaaaatttaaactgaCACCTTGGTGAAATTGTCTGCACaaccagagctagccctgaataataataaaataaactgtcaGCTA
This DNA window, taken from Gigantopelta aegis isolate Gae_Host chromosome 4, Gae_host_genome, whole genome shotgun sequence, encodes the following:
- the LOC121372022 gene encoding uncharacterized protein LOC121372022 — encoded protein: MACHPVGGVWAENTLERATRMGQEVLQRTASRQVCWPSEKEQGKNPIQDPLVYTTLDEAFASVLQYMSATTRQCKRFYKTSSQCKSQYDDLHCRRFHNAENVFKNKGNPLQRSEDVHIVVNPGTYAVSSGIWGTGQQQTHVVHVKDGNSVNVDFVL